In the genome of Pungitius pungitius chromosome 5, fPunPun2.1, whole genome shotgun sequence, the window ATTTTTATTTAGCATTTTCAAAGTCAGCTGCCCCGCTCTTTTTCCCCTTAACCCTTTCCCAACACAAAGACACGATACTGtgactatctgctgctgcagaacgCAGCGGGATTCCTTTCATCCACCTGCTTACCTGAAAGCCCCGTAAAGCGGTCTGTACCAGCAGACGAAAGAACAGGGCGTGAAAAGCAGAAACCATAGCAGTGCCAGGCCAAAATCTACACCGCGAGATGCATCCACACAGAACCAGGCCAGGCAGCCGAACATGTTCACAAAGAGCGTGCCCGCATGGACTGGTagacaaaagaaacaacatcaaAATAAAGTATTTCAGGTGTCATTTCAGCACAATAACACAGTCAGTTCTAATATATGGGGTACCCAATCAAATCAAACTGTATTGGTTTTCTAATGTGGTAAACGAGCAGACAAAGTGACTCTGCATAATATTTGATGCTTCAGGCGGCTTCTCTTGGAGTGCGATATGTGGGTTTGTCTTTTGAAACCATGTGTGACAGGAATGTGTTagaatcaaaacaaataatgtaaTATTCGCAGGTACAGAAAGCAACACTGCTCGATTTTGAGGTGAGTTCGACGATCCACTTACACATCCACAGGTTGTACATGATCTTGACGGTCTTTTGGAACTCTACGGGAATATCCACTGCTATATCGTGGTAGAAACATGGGCCAGCGGGGAACTTCTCTGGCAGGGGAGGCCAATTGTTCTTGCGCCCTGTGTGGACAAAGGTCATCGCGGTTAGATAACGAATGCATCTCATACATTTTGTTCCcatcagaactttttttttttctcagcttgtCAATCACACATGTTACCTGACACAGATTCCTGTGTGTCCAGCAGGTTGACAAGCCTAACATTTATAACATGAGCTATTTTTGCAACGAATTCTGTAATTTTGGATGGTGTCCCTGCAGAGTGAAGGAGGTGGTTGACTCACTGACCGGCCCCGTGGGACTGTAACTCTCTCTCCCGCCGATCCAgctctgcagctttcttttccagctcctcctgccttCTCAACAACTCAGCCTGAGCGCGCGCTTGGTCCTAATGCAGTCACAGAAATGCTGTTAGATTTGACAATCAAACATCACACCGCATGGATGATATCCAATCGGGGGAGTAATGAAAGTATTTTCTAGGCTAGTTTCAGGGAAAAGAAGCGTACGGGTGGAAAAGGGATCAGCTACTGTTGTTAACACACCTGTCTTTTTCAGCTAGCATTGAACTAGCTGGAACATTGCACTGCAAGAGGAAAGCTACAAGTAGGGAAGGTGAAGGATTTATAAATATAGAAGACAGTGACACAAAGGGGTACAACTCTAGGTGGAAGACCGTCCCTCTTTACGCTGCCATTAGGCCGAAAAAAAAGGTGAGCGTATGGAGGACCAGAAGAAATGTGAACCAGCAAAAGAAGACAGTGTGTATCTGTAAAGGTGCTATAAAACTACATACGAGTCCATTTATAAAGGGAACATGATCAGTGTGTCGTACCTGAGTCTGTTGCTGCGAGTAAGCCGGCGGCTCTTCTGTGGGCTTCATGATGGCAGGTTGTGTGTTCTGCTGTGACGGGGCAGGAGCAGCTTTGGGGCCATTCCCAGGGTCCGCCTGTAGACAAAAAGAGACCCCTTATCAAAACTGTATTTGgccaaaaatgattttttttcagtaaaatcaTGTGACTGAAAGGTGGAAGAAGAGCGAAAGAAGGGAGTGGATAAAATGAGGTCAGTTATAGCGATGCTTAGTAAAGCTGACCGTTCTGGCGTCTGTGAAGGGGTTGTACTCCTCCAAACCACCAGGAGGGGCGGAACGAGTCACCTGTGTCACCGAGGGATCCTACGGGACAGAGATGACCATAAAGTGGGTAAAAGCTACTACAACAAAGACGTATTAGTTGTTGTTACCTAACCTGCTGTGTGTATTGAAAGGCATCAGCTGAACATTCAACGTGTGGTATGTTCTGACCAGCTATGACTGGCGGAAATTGAGGGTCGGACACAATAATATTGCTAATATCAGTACATGTGGCCCACCCGAAACCCAATGAATGGGAAGAGAAGCGGTGCAACTGGAAAATGCCACTATTTACATGCTCCAGGACAGTCTATGGTGGGCCACAATGTGTCACAACTAGGAGCCAACAGATGGAGGTTTTCATTCCATCCAAGACTCCACCGACTGACTCCACCCTCTGACTAACACCTGGCAGTACAGGGGAGGGGCTTAACATTTAAATCACCAACTCAGGTGTACTGACGAAAACCAGCCGACTGTTGGCATGGTCACGGCCTGTAGCCTGCACGGTGCTTTCATCCGGACAACCATGGGAAAAAAAGATCATCATCTTCACCATATTTTTTGAACGAGACTGCAGTGCTTTGTCACCCACTACGATGAGAAAGAAGCTAGTTGATGTTTTATGGCAGTGTTGTTTGCAGCGTTTCTAATTGGAACATATTCATTTAATACGAACTTGCTCTTGGACAACCGCTGTTACAACACAACCAGTAGCATgttagcacgtagctaactTACTTACCAAGCTAGCTGGTGCCAGTAATGTTTAGTGGCCGTGGGCCGCGCTTTGTATCTGTTCTTATAGCTGGTATTTTGCAAGTGAGGAACCATTTAACGTAATCAGGATGCGGTCGATCAAGTGGACGATACATAGTTCGTCCGGCTTCATAGCATTGGCTAGCGGTACACCAAGAAAAAGCTTTAGTTAACACTAACCTAGCAGTCATGTTAGCTACTAACGTTTGCTAAGACTATTAGCAGGGATGCTAAAGTAAGACAGGCCACATTGGGCTCTTAGCGTACGTTAGCTAGGTAAGCTACCTGAAAGGGGTTGCTGAAGTCCGGGTCTGCAAACGGGTTGCTGTCAAAGTCGGACATTGTCCTCCCTTTCTAGTAACGTTTCCCTGTGTGGAAGGGCTTCCAGAGTATCCAGGGAAGGGGCTGCCTTTCTCTGCTTGCCCGCCGTCTTCTCCGCCTCCTGCTGATGGAGACCCCTTGCTTAGCAAGCTAGCCAGTAGCACAACAAATGGCAGGGGAGGATGCGTGATGCGCGGCGCTGTCCTACGTCACTGcttcagcaccgcggacagcaCACCTTCTGAACAGGTACCCACGTTAATAGGTGACCCCCACGCAAGCCCACCATTTAACTCTGTAATTAAAAATCTGTATACACAACACAGGGCTACTTAATTTCCTAATACGACAGGAACCGCTTTAGTCGATATTGTACTGCATTTCCATTGACGTTACTCACTTTGCCCGGTGGATCCAGCATTGAATACAACTCTATTTAGTATTTGTACCTTTTTATGTAGGTATTTCCATTCCAATGCAACCGTATACTTTCACTTTCCTACATTTCAAAGAAATATTGAATTGGTTAAGGTTCAGAAAATATttgccattttttaaatatctatTTGCAATACTAGTAATCAACCCTATTAGAGAAGGACTTAATATTTTATTAGCCTATTTTTATATTGAGGAGTTGCCATTAAGCTCTGGACATTTCTGAAACCATGGAAGCCTGTACCCAATATAGTGCTGTGAATAAAAttgttttatacttttatttttccaactgCTGCTT includes:
- the LOC119225415 gene encoding secretory carrier-associated membrane protein 1-like, coding for MSDFDSNPFADPDFSNPFQDPSVTQVTRSAPPGGLEEYNPFTDARTADPGNGPKAAPAPSQQNTQPAIMKPTEEPPAYSQQQTQDQARAQAELLRRQEELEKKAAELDRRERELQSHGAGRKNNWPPLPEKFPAGPCFYHDIAVDIPVEFQKTVKIMYNLWMFHAGTLFVNMFGCLAWFCVDASRGVDFGLALLWFLLFTPCSFVCWYRPLYGAFRSDSSFRFFVFFFVYICQFGVHVLQTIGIAGWGTCGWIAALTGLNASIPVGIFMLLISALFTALSVGSLVMFKKVHALYRTTGASFEKAQQEFATGVMSNKTVQTAAANAAANAATNAARGAFKPQP